The Mytilus galloprovincialis chromosome 11, xbMytGall1.hap1.1, whole genome shotgun sequence genome contains the following window.
ccttaatccattcggaaagagtgtctacgtcttccttctcgcgcttcgcccattgcctggcataatcctcgactgaatccatcaaaattttaaagttgtatttccaattgatggatttaggctcacgatatttgggacctttcgataacacatttcgtagagaagtgttattaacaatgttaaggtcaccggtaataacaaAGTAGCGTATCTCAAATTATGTGTATATCACTCAGTTTAAGGTATCAAGTTgttaaatgggtttttttttcgaaataaaacaaaaatcacacCTACCATTTTGATTACGGTTCAATCTACGGAaaacaaaaagaccaaaaataatTACGACAGCTGTAACTACAGAACAGCCAACTGCAATAGCTACAAGTAGACCAGCGGAGAACTGTTTGGATGGTTCAGCTTTAATCACTTGATTGGTGTCTGAAAGTAAAACGAAGTAAATTGTGAATGATGTAGTTTGGTAGTACATTTTATTATTCTATAACGTATGTTGTTCTTTAAAGCGAAACCGTTGACAAatgttactttttatatatagtttaagTATATATAGTGTAAATTAACAACAGGCCGAgggtatttctttttttttctacatcTTAACTCTTTGGTATAAACCGTTCATTGATAAACCTAacataattaaaattgaaaatggaaatggggaatggatcaaagagacaacaacccgaccatagaaaaaacaacagcagaaggtcaccaataggtcttcaatgtcgcgagaaattcctgcacccgaagacgtccttcagctggcccctaaacaaatatatacttgttcagtggaaataaacgtcatactaaacaccaaattgtacacaagaaactaaaattaaaaacatacaagattaacaaaggcaagaggctcctgacttgggacaggcgtttgttttattataaacactttttattttacgATTAGTAATGTTACACCTTTTACCAACTTATGTCATGTATAACATAATACCGCGGTAATAATATATCTttaaataagtattattattCAAAGGTTCTGATATCTGTTTTCCTTCTCTCATACATGTTTTCATATATGTAATAAAACTCGTTCTAACGATGAATTTCGCTTTTCAAATGAccatataaatcataatttttcaataaagGCTTTGGTATTTGAATCCTCTAAACCAAAAAGTTATTGTAACAAAATCGTAAGCATTGTCCATGTTGTCTGATGTATctttgtatttgatttataagttgaccaattataaaaaaaactaaattgacAAATCACCATTATTGCTACCCGACATTTAGGCATTATAAGCATTTTACCGGATTCATGATATACCATGGTTTTAAAAGAACTAAAGATCATTGCGTTTATCGAGTCTGGTAGGTAAATTGCACACTGTAACTGTCATTTTAACTGTAAAACTTCATTGATGAAGTACCTTAAAAAATGTTAACAGAAAAAATAGCTTTTTGCAGCTGACTTTTTTATGTTAAACTATTTGATGTTACCTTGGTTTTTGTCTTTGCTACAATTTTGAATATGAAAATCAAGTCCTATGCAATCAGATCCACCAAACATTGGAGAAGGGCTGTCACAGTTACGTGATCGATTTTTGAATCCGTTTCCGTAAGTTGTATTGCAAGACTCCCATTCCTGCCAACTTCCCCACTGTCCATGAACTGCAATGATATAAGGCGTAAATAAATTGGTTATGTAATCCggattgttttctttcaatcgatgtatgacttttgaacagcggtatactactgttgcctttattcatatctTTTTGCATTCATTTAAGAAGATTATATAAtatgaattaaattataaacaaagtttaatacAAATAACTATTgatattaaatgataaaaaaaaacttcaatttatAACATTGTCATATCTGATATAGCATTATTATGTGTTTATGTCATATAGATCTCGCTACGTTTAAACACATTGTATACTAAGTTgttgtatttgattttaaaagaatGAAATAGGGTTAGTTTTGATGACCTAAAATCACGTTCCCTGcagttataaaagagggacgaaagataccaaagggacagtcaaactcataaatctaaaacaaactgacaacgccatggctaaaaatgaaaaagacaaacaaacaacagcacacacgacacaacatagaaaactaaagaataaacaacacgaacccgaccaaaaaactaggggtgatctcaggtgctccggaagggtaagtgaATACGTGGGAACATTATTGGATTAGTATTTAAGATGTGAATGATAAGCTACAGAAAGATAAATAAGAAAAATTACTTTCACAATATATATTGTTACAAAGACGACTTTCTTTAAATCTTCCATGGCAATAACGTCCTCCATGGGATGGTGTAGGATTATCACATGTCCGAGTCCTGTCTTGTATTTCACAATTTAATGTTGCATTACAGCTATTCCAGGAAGACCATTCTCCCCAGCTGCCATGGACttaaataaagaagaaaaagaTATATTCTTATACagttataataaatttaaaagatatacCTGTGAGGAATCTAAAATAAATATTACTTAATAGacaaagattttaaaaatgttcaCTTGTATCTCTTTTtagttcaaatttaattttaaaatccgatcaatatattttgtattaaccTAAACTATCAACTCAATACAATGTTTTCTATCTAATCTTATGTATTATCTTATGTATTGCTgtcatagctatatatatagggtTTCATAATATAGATGTAGTGATGTGCATCTTAATCTTGCAGTTGCATTTCGACCCAAGAAAAAAACTGTAATGAAACAATTCTTAAGAAATATACTTATTTTTTATCAAGTCATTTGTATCTGATTTTTTGTAGAGTTATGTTGCTATGGTGTATTTGTTTAACAAATCATACATGATAATATCCAGGGTTTATAAGTCTACTGGTGTTTAAACACTTAACGTATCTTTCGTCGTGGGCGTTACAGATAGGCTCCCACAGTTTATGACTTTATAATAACTACCAGTGCAACGTGTTGTTTATAATTTGCATATACGTTTCAGAAAGTGTTCTTCAAACTCATGTGTCTGTACTCTGAAGAAGTTCCTTATAGAAATCTGaacaaatcattaaaataaacaagtgTTTTGCCAAAACATGAGAACATATCGAATAATGCTGATGTTACTGAATGCAAGTCAAAACTAATATTACTTATAATACGCAATACT
Protein-coding sequences here:
- the LOC143052286 gene encoding coadhesin-like, which encodes MAMDQILHLHVVKRIKIICFLSSFLISFDRTCSEVSGNWSEWSVWSSCSLSCGLGHISRWRECNSPIPSAGGKDCIGQDYGWLWCKIAGCPVHGSWGEWSSWNSCNATLNCEIQDRTRTCDNPTPSHGGRYCHGRFKESRLCNNIYCEIHGQWGSWQEWESCNTTYGNGFKNRSRNCDSPSPMFGGSDCIGLDFHIQNCSKDKNQDTNQVIKAEPSKQFSAGLLVAIAVGCSVVTAVVIIFGLFVFRRLNRNQNAEQNKMAGNNRRLGELPLPRQINDYERSRRSSDTQSGVYDIIEISGRANTQMNSNNEEVYEDLK